The following proteins are co-located in the Phragmites australis chromosome 10, lpPhrAust1.1, whole genome shotgun sequence genome:
- the LOC133883274 gene encoding uncharacterized protein LOC133883274: MEPVGSNTPFAAASTAEEASTRRVANRIIRALQHQLRLLHRAGADFFVLGATGNVYTVTLGTTPACTCPDPAVPCKHILFVLLRVLGLSLDEACVWRQSLRPCQVARLVGTPTYPDVLAGPRARERFHQLWSARPANKVAEGRQETSSGRLDGAACPVCLEDMAPEPAPQGGAVAAKALLTCRICRNAVHAECFARWKRSRARRAATCVVCRARWRQPRQEQEEQQYMNLAAYMNDEVDAMQSDDDGGLCAG; encoded by the coding sequence ATGGAGCCGGTGGGATCGAACACGCCCTTCGCGGCGGCGAGCACCGCCGAGGAGGCGTCGACTCGGCGAGTTGCCAACCGCATCATCCGTGCCCTGCAGCACCAGCTCCGGCTGCTGCACCGCGCCGGCGCGGACTTCTTCGTGCTGGGCGCCACGGGGAACGTGTACACGGTGACGCTGGGCACCACCCCAGCGTGCACGTGTCCGGACCCCGCCGTGCCGTGCAAGCACATCCTCTTCGTGCTGCTCCGCGTCCTCGGCCTCTCCCTCGACGAGGCCTGCGTCTGGAGGCAGTCGCTGCGGCCGTGCCAGGTCGCGCGGCTCGTCGGCACGCCCACGTACCCGGACGTGCTCGCCGGCCCGCGCGCCCGGGAGAGGTTCCACCAGCTGTGGTCGGCCCGGCCGGCCAACAAGGTTGCCGAAGGCCGGCAGGAGACGTCGTCGGGGCGGCTCGACGGCGCGGCCTGCCCCGTCTGCCTCGAGGACATGGCGCCGGAGCCAGCACCGCAGGGCGGCGCGGTGGCCGCGAAGGCGCTGCTGACGTGCAGGATTTGCCGGAACGCGGTGCACGCCGAGTGCTTCGCGCGGTGGAAGCGTAGCCGCGCGAGGCGGGCGGCGACGTGCGTGGTGTGCCGGGCGCGGTGGAGGCAGCCGAGACAGGAGCAGGAGGAGCAGCAGTACATGAACCTCGCCGCGTACATGAACGACGAGGTCGACGCGATGCAgagcgacgacgacggcggGCTGTGCGCTGGGTAG